From a single Adhaeribacter swui genomic region:
- a CDS encoding DUF3387 domain-containing protein, translating into MSPFGGGRGRTITPEELTTLSSAAESLANYTSSSEFANTGTERKNPPPTPSEGGQSATPAYVVLNGASLLEQFGWSYYSWPYLKEGDKFKLVTRAVNIIVADEEDSKAFMQNEKKLSALVPIIKNHQAVSDIAVDILFFQHVGAAVRKVKYPQNNIKKKESQIKDLIHRSIESEEVVDVFQMAGIDRFDISIINDDFLATAKEQKSGNELKLELLRQILNDEIKVRSSKNLVKYRKLKEELEKIIRDYHDHFFDSLIALQKVRDVARDMQEEDLRRKQLGLTEDEEAFYEILAKHPNAVQDFELIKEVVKDVTKVIRKNAQQPDWYKKTDTKAQIMLSVKSILRRKGITEELQEILAEIMEQAESRYREWSFSVA; encoded by the coding sequence ATGTCCCCCTTCGGAGGGGGTAGGGGGAGGACAATCACCCCCGAAGAACTAACTACCCTGTCATCGGCAGCAGAATCGCTGGCGAATTATACTTCTTCTTCGGAATTTGCGAACACAGGTACTGAAAGGAAAAATCCTCCTCCAACCCCCTCCGAAGGGGGACAATCGGCAACCCCGGCCTATGTGGTTCTAAATGGTGCATCATTACTGGAACAGTTTGGGTGGAGTTATTACAGCTGGCCTTATTTAAAGGAAGGCGATAAGTTTAAGCTGGTAACGCGGGCGGTAAACATTATTGTGGCCGATGAGGAAGACTCCAAAGCGTTCATGCAAAATGAAAAGAAGCTAAGCGCCTTAGTACCCATTATCAAAAACCATCAAGCCGTTAGCGACATTGCCGTGGATATTTTGTTTTTTCAGCACGTAGGAGCAGCGGTACGCAAAGTAAAATACCCGCAAAACAACATCAAGAAAAAAGAAAGCCAGATAAAAGACCTGATCCACCGCAGCATCGAAAGCGAAGAGGTGGTAGATGTGTTCCAGATGGCCGGTATCGACCGCTTCGATATTTCCATCATCAACGACGATTTCCTGGCCACCGCCAAAGAACAGAAAAGCGGTAATGAGCTTAAACTCGAGCTCTTGCGCCAAATCCTGAACGATGAAATTAAAGTGCGCTCCAGCAAGAACCTGGTAAAGTACCGCAAACTAAAAGAAGAACTAGAAAAGATTATCCGGGATTACCACGACCACTTCTTCGATAGCTTAATTGCCCTGCAAAAAGTACGCGATGTAGCCCGCGACATGCAGGAAGAAGACCTTCGCCGGAAGCAACTTGGCCTTACAGAAGACGAAGAAGCATTTTACGAAATCCTGGCCAAACACCCAAACGCCGTTCAAGATTTTGAGTTGATAAAAGAAGTGGTTAAGGATGTTACTAAAGTTATCCGGAAAAACGCTCAACAACCCGATTGGTACAAAAAAACCGATACCAAAGCGCAAATTATGCTTTCTGTAAAAAGTATCCTGCGCCGCAAAGGTATCACCGAGGAACTTCAGGAAATCTTAGCGGAGATTATGGAACAAGCCGAGTCGCGGTACCGGGAGTGGTCATTTTCGGTGGCGTAG
- the mnmE gene encoding tRNA uridine-5-carboxymethylaminomethyl(34) synthesis GTPase MnmE: MVHSSLLHSTDTIVALATAAGKGAISVIRLSGPRAIHICQSVFHGKNLLEQASHTIHFGTIRDGSRVVDEVLVSLFVAPHSYTKENVVEISCHGSDFIVQEIIKLLLQKGARLASAGEFTKRAFLNGKFDLAQAEAVADLIAADSSKAHEVAMNQMRGGFSAEIKALRTQLIHFASLIELELDFGEEDVEFADRLALENLILELQRLIRNLLQSFALGNVIKNGVPTVIAGKPNAGKSTLLNVLLNEEKAIVSDIPGTTRDFIEDEISIEGILFRFIDTAGLRETQDKVEAIGVERSRQKIEEAALILYLFDVNELSPEALALEIQSLKAGYKPVLAVANKVDLAATIDRTAYEAVAPVLFIAATDKTGINELKQELLKTVNQGNLNTGSGTIVTNLRHYASLEQTYQALDSVLVGLSSGITGDFLAADIRRALYALGEITGDITTDDLLDNIFSKFCIGK, from the coding sequence TTGGTTCATTCATCCTTACTTCATTCTACCGATACCATTGTGGCTTTAGCTACTGCCGCGGGTAAAGGTGCTATTTCGGTCATCCGGTTATCTGGTCCGCGGGCCATCCACATTTGCCAATCGGTTTTTCATGGTAAAAACTTATTAGAGCAAGCATCGCATACCATTCATTTTGGTACCATCCGCGACGGCTCGCGGGTAGTAGACGAGGTATTGGTTTCGTTGTTTGTGGCGCCCCACTCCTACACCAAAGAAAACGTGGTGGAGATTTCCTGCCATGGTTCCGATTTTATTGTTCAGGAGATTATTAAATTATTACTTCAAAAAGGTGCCCGGTTAGCTTCAGCCGGCGAATTTACCAAGCGGGCTTTCTTAAACGGCAAGTTTGACCTGGCTCAAGCCGAAGCCGTGGCCGACTTGATTGCCGCGGATTCATCTAAAGCGCACGAAGTAGCCATGAACCAGATGCGGGGCGGTTTTTCAGCGGAAATTAAAGCCTTACGTACGCAACTCATTCATTTTGCTTCGCTGATTGAACTGGAACTGGATTTTGGCGAAGAAGATGTGGAGTTTGCCGATCGTTTGGCCCTCGAAAATTTGATACTGGAATTGCAAAGACTCATCCGTAATTTATTGCAGTCGTTTGCTTTGGGTAACGTGATTAAAAATGGGGTACCAACCGTTATTGCGGGCAAACCCAACGCCGGAAAATCTACTTTACTCAACGTTTTACTAAACGAAGAAAAAGCCATTGTGTCGGATATTCCGGGTACTACCCGCGATTTTATTGAAGACGAAATTTCCATTGAAGGCATTTTATTCCGGTTTATTGACACCGCCGGTTTACGCGAAACTCAGGATAAGGTAGAAGCCATTGGGGTGGAACGCTCGCGCCAAAAAATAGAAGAAGCCGCCCTGATTCTGTATTTATTCGACGTAAACGAATTGAGCCCGGAGGCATTAGCCCTGGAAATTCAAAGCTTAAAAGCCGGCTATAAACCCGTGCTGGCCGTAGCCAACAAAGTAGACTTAGCCGCCACTATCGATAGAACGGCTTATGAGGCCGTAGCGCCGGTGTTGTTTATTGCCGCAACAGATAAAACCGGAATAAACGAGCTAAAACAAGAATTATTAAAAACGGTAAACCAAGGTAACCTGAATACCGGTTCCGGCACCATTGTAACCAACCTGCGCCATTATGCCAGCTTAGAGCAAACCTACCAGGCCCTCGACTCAGTCTTAGTGGGCCTCTCGTCCGGCATTACCGGCGATTTTTTAGCCGCCGATATCCGCCGCGCTTTGTACGCTCTGGGCGAAATAACCGGCGACATCACGACGGATGATTTGCTGGATAATATTTTTAGCAAGTTTTGCATTGGCAAGTAA
- a CDS encoding thioredoxin family protein, translating to MKSLLRMRLFRFAVILFLALMCAGGQSMAANTTAYNPPVKAKKGAIKWLTFEQAIAQSKKEPRKIFIDVYTDWCGWCRKMEKGTFTDPALAEYVNKNFYAVRLNAEGKEPITYEGKTFTYNAQKRAHELAFVLLQGQLSFPTTVYLDENLKMLAPVPGYLDVPAFREIITFFGDNHYKKLTFPQYTASLKPAKKAK from the coding sequence TTGAAATCATTGTTACGGATGCGCCTTTTTCGTTTTGCTGTTATTTTGTTTTTAGCGCTTATGTGCGCCGGCGGCCAATCTATGGCGGCAAATACCACTGCTTATAATCCACCCGTAAAAGCCAAGAAAGGTGCCATTAAGTGGTTGACTTTTGAACAGGCTATTGCCCAATCTAAAAAAGAACCTCGCAAAATTTTTATCGATGTGTACACCGATTGGTGCGGTTGGTGCCGGAAAATGGAGAAAGGTACTTTTACCGACCCGGCTTTGGCCGAGTACGTGAACAAAAATTTTTATGCCGTACGTTTAAATGCCGAAGGCAAAGAGCCCATTACCTACGAGGGAAAAACGTTTACCTATAATGCGCAGAAAAGAGCCCACGAGTTAGCATTTGTTTTACTGCAAGGCCAGCTTAGCTTCCCCACTACAGTGTACCTCGACGAAAATTTAAAAATGCTGGCTCCCGTACCCGGCTACCTCGACGTACCCGCTTTCCGGGAAATAATTACCTTTTTCGGCGACAACCATTATAAAAAATTAACTTTCCCGCAGTATACGGCTAGCTTAAAACCTGCTAAAAAAGCAAAATAA